The window AGGCAAGACCTGTTGGCCCGCTATGAGGAGCTGGCACCGGTCTTCACCCGCCATGGCATCGAGATCCGGCTGGATCATTTGTTGGATCAGGATCGGGTACTGAGCGACATGGTCAAACAGGCTCACGCCAAGCGATCAACCACTGAGCGCCTGAACGACACGCTGGATCAGCTTGAGCGATGGCTGCAGTACAGGGCGAAAGCGGAACCGCAGGCTGCTTGATGCCCGCACTGGATACCCCCGCCGTCGGCGGGTTCGGTAAAGAAAAATGCAGATCGGCCTATACAGTAATTGTGCATTCGCACATGTATAGGCCTTTATTTTTTCAGAGGCAGTGCCTAGTCTGAAATCAAACCCTGGGTTCTGCTGACATGATTTCATCGTCCACCTTGGCCTGATTTTGGGCTGGAGCCTGGGTGCAAAGTGCGGTGCATGGCGATCTATGCAAGTGGTTTGCAGCAATGGTACCAACCCAAAATCAGGTCAACCCGGTGGGCCGAACCGAGTTTGGGGCCGCCGCCATTGTCTGCTGCTGGTATGGCTTGCCAAGCCGCACTCGTGATGCCTACTTAGCCCCAAAACGCAGGGCTGTGCGGGCGATGAAACCGTGTCAACGGAACCTAGGTCATCTGCAATGTCTGTCGAGCCCACTGAAACACCTAAAATTGCGTTGGTATTGTCCGGCGGCGGCGCGCGTGCCGCCTATCAAGTCGGGGTGCTGCGGGCAATCGCCCATATGCTGCCCAAAGATGCCAGGAATCCATTCAAGATCATCTGTGGCACTTCTGCCGGGGCATTCAATGCCATAGGCGTGGCCATGGCAGCCAAGCAATTTCGAAACGGCATCTGCCGTTTGGATTACCTCTGGAAGAATCTGACCCCGGACAAGATCTATCGCACGGATTTCATGTCGGTATCCAGCCATATCTGGCACTGGATCTTGTCGATATTGCTGGGCGGTTTTGGCAAGCACAATCCCCGATCGTTGCTGGATAATGCGCCATTACGTGTGTTGCTGGAAAAGAATTTCGATCTGGCCGGGCTGGAGACAGCAATTGAGTCCGGCTCGTTGCACGCCTTGGCTGTGACCGTGTCCGGATTGACTTCTGGGCAATCCGTCACCTTTTTCCAGGGGCAGACAACGCTGGCAGGCTGGAATCGGGTGCATCGACTTGGCGTGCCGAACAAGATTGTCATTGATACCATCATGGCCTCGTCAGCCATTCCTTTTGTGTTCCCTGCCGTGCATCTCAATCGTGAATATTTCTGCGATGGGTCCATCCGTCAAACTGCCCCGATCAGCCCGGCGCTGCATCTGGGGGCGGACAAAGTGCTGGTGGTGGGCGTCAGCCGCCAGATCCGCTCCAATCCCGAGCGCATCAAGAGCACAGGGTATCCATCCATGGCGCAGGTGATCGGCCATCTGTTGAACAGTGTCTTTCTGGATGGGATGGCAGCAGACCTGGAGCGACTGGAGCGGGTGAACCGGACAGTGCAGTTGATTCCGCAGCAAACCAAGGATGAAACCAATTTCATGCTGCATCAGGTGGATGTACAGGTCATCCATCCCAGTCGGGATCTCGATGAGGTCGCATCCCGGCATGTGCACCGCTTTCCGCCGATGATCCGCTTTCTGTTGCGGGGCTTGGGGGGCCTGCGGCGCCGAGGGTCGGTGCTGGCCAGCTATCTGCTGTTCGACAAGCACTATACCCGGGAGCTGATCCGCCTGGGTTACGATGATACGATGAAGCAGAAAGATGACATTCTGCGCTTTCTGAATCATGCTGAGCCCAGCCCTGCAACCCATGCCCAATCACAAGCGGTGGCAGCCGAGATGGATTAGGTTCGCGTCTCCATGTAAACCAACGCAGACCATGGCGCCAGCCCAACGGGGCCAGGGTCTGATTCGCCACAAAATGCGCGTTCGTTGTTACGGATCAAAATATTTTCCCATGTGTTTTGTAAAACTTGGAAACGGTCACGGGGCTCCGCTGACAGTGTCTTGTTCCTCTGTCGAAGCGGGTGTGGTATGACCAGATACCGCATGCGTTGATGGCAGACAATGTCGGCTGGCGACAATGCAACCCAGGCTGACCGTTGCAGGCTGTGAAACAATGCCGAGCAGGGCTTGACCGGCCCGCATCAAAACAACAATCACTGGGAATACAACGTGTATAACAAGATCCGTGTCCTTTTGGGCTCAGCAGGCGTGCCGCCTGGTGATACCGCCGAAGCATACGAGTGGGAACGACGGCTGCATTGGCTGATGCTGTTCGTGGCCATGCTCGCATTGCCGACCTATTACCTTGAAGAAATCGCCATCGGTGATCAGCTGCATCAAGTCGGACGCTGGCTGGATGCGCTGATACTCGCTGCCTTCTCCTTTGAGCTGGTGTGGATGATGCGCGTGGTCAAGCAGCGCCGCCGCTACCTGCTGCACAACTGGCTTGATGTCTTGATCATCGCCGCCAGCGCCGCCAGCTTTTTCGGTATTGGCACCGAGTGGGTTGCGTTGACCCGGGTGCTGCGTCTGACTGCCGTGGCCATGATGATCATCCGGGTGATGAGCTCGGTGCGACATCTGTTTTCACCCGATGGCCTGCCTTATGTATTGCTGTTCGGTATTTTGACCATGCTATGTGGTGGGGCGGCGTTTTATTGGCTTGAGCCGACGATCCACTCTTTTGGCGAAGGGGTGTGGCTGGCATTCACGACCGCAGCAACTGTCGGATATGGTGACTTGGTGCCGACCGAGCCCGCATCACGTGTCTTTGCCGTCATACTTGTCCTGGTGGGCTACAGCATGCTGGGCATGGTGACAGCCAGCATTGCGTCGATATTCATTGGTGAGGACGAGAAAACACTGCGAAGGGAAATGCATCGGGACATTCAAAAACTGCAAGGTGAAATGCAGAGTATGCGAGAAGAGTTACGTGCAATGCGGGAACTTCTCATGCACAATCAGCGACCAAGCTGCGATGAGTGAGCGTTTGCCAGCACGCCGTCATCAGCTAAGATGGGCGCTTGGGATCGCTGTGCTGATCCGTTGCCATCAGTTTGTTCGCGGGCCTGACAGCCGCCTCTAATGGCGGTCGTGGCGCCAAGCCCTGGTGGTGCTGGCTTTACTTCTACTCTATATTCACGGACATCATGTTACTCAAGCTGATTCCTTCTCGCCGACTTGGCAATTTCCTCGGTTTTTTGGTGTGCGCCGGTTTGATCGGCTATGCGCTCTATCTACAGTATTACCAGTTCCAAGTGCCGTGCCCACTGTGCATCTTGCAGCGTATCGCGGTGATCGTCATGGGTGTCATGTTTCTGTTGGCCTCAGTGTTCCACCCTAAAGGCCAGATGGGCGCAAAGATCTGGGGGGGGCTGATTGCCATCCCGGGCTTGCTGGGCTTGGGCGTGGCCGCCAGGCATCTGTATATTCAGAGCCTCCCGCCTGACAAGGTGCCAGCATGTGGGCCAGGGCTGGAATACATGCTGGAGACCATGCCCTGGGCTTCTGCATTGGCCAAGGCGCTGCGCGGCTCTGGTGAATGTGCTGAGGCCAGTTGGCGGTTGCTGGGCTTGACCATTCCTGGGTGGATGGCGGTCTGTTTTGTGGGTTTGCTGACCTATACCATATTGGTGGTGTATAAAGATCTCAAGCACACCGCACAGCGATGAGGCATGTCAGACCAACCCGCCCCTCCAGCGGAGTCGATTGATGATCCCGCACCCAGCAAGCCAGGCCTCATGGCCCGCCTGCTTGGGCGCATCCGTCCTGGCAAACAGACCGAATCCGAGAGCGATGCGTCACCTGTAGTGGGTGATGCATCGGCAGCCAAATCCTCCCTCCTCAGCCGCCTGTTCCGGCGGAAACCGGCAGCAGAAGCGGCGGTGTCAGCTTCTGAAGGCAGCCAAGCTGATAGCCCGCCGATTCAACCCGCCAGTACTCCTTCTGCTGACATTTCCGACGAGGCAGCCCAACCTGCAGGTGGGGTGATGGCATTGATCCGC is drawn from Chitinivorax tropicus and contains these coding sequences:
- a CDS encoding patatin-like phospholipase family protein, whose protein sequence is MSVEPTETPKIALVLSGGGARAAYQVGVLRAIAHMLPKDARNPFKIICGTSAGAFNAIGVAMAAKQFRNGICRLDYLWKNLTPDKIYRTDFMSVSSHIWHWILSILLGGFGKHNPRSLLDNAPLRVLLEKNFDLAGLETAIESGSLHALAVTVSGLTSGQSVTFFQGQTTLAGWNRVHRLGVPNKIVIDTIMASSAIPFVFPAVHLNREYFCDGSIRQTAPISPALHLGADKVLVVGVSRQIRSNPERIKSTGYPSMAQVIGHLLNSVFLDGMAADLERLERVNRTVQLIPQQTKDETNFMLHQVDVQVIHPSRDLDEVASRHVHRFPPMIRFLLRGLGGLRRRGSVLASYLLFDKHYTRELIRLGYDDTMKQKDDILRFLNHAEPSPATHAQSQAVAAEMD
- a CDS encoding ion channel, with translation MYNKIRVLLGSAGVPPGDTAEAYEWERRLHWLMLFVAMLALPTYYLEEIAIGDQLHQVGRWLDALILAAFSFELVWMMRVVKQRRRYLLHNWLDVLIIAASAASFFGIGTEWVALTRVLRLTAVAMMIIRVMSSVRHLFSPDGLPYVLLFGILTMLCGGAAFYWLEPTIHSFGEGVWLAFTTAATVGYGDLVPTEPASRVFAVILVLVGYSMLGMVTASIASIFIGEDEKTLRREMHRDIQKLQGEMQSMREELRAMRELLMHNQRPSCDE
- a CDS encoding disulfide bond formation protein B, whose product is MLLKLIPSRRLGNFLGFLVCAGLIGYALYLQYYQFQVPCPLCILQRIAVIVMGVMFLLASVFHPKGQMGAKIWGGLIAIPGLLGLGVAARHLYIQSLPPDKVPACGPGLEYMLETMPWASALAKALRGSGECAEASWRLLGLTIPGWMAVCFVGLLTYTILVVYKDLKHTAQR